From the Streptomyces syringium genome, one window contains:
- a CDS encoding TIGR03936 family radical SAM-associated protein — protein sequence MQRIRLRYTKRGRLRFTSHRDFQRAFERALRRADVPMAYSAGFSPHPKVSYANAAPTGTGSEAEFLEIQLAEFRDPGQLRELLDESLPDGLDITDAVEAHTSSFADRLQASLWELRLDGVEVADAERAVAAFLAEETVEVQRRTKNGLRTFDARGAVARLEARQAPADRPGDGPCAILRLVVRHLTPAVRPDDVLSGLRATADLAPPVPAAVTRLAQGLLDEESGTVTDPLAPDRDAAPAAPSTAAGPSAAKVPEGSA from the coding sequence GTGCAGCGCATTCGTCTGCGCTACACCAAGCGCGGCCGCCTTCGGTTCACCAGCCACCGCGATTTCCAGCGCGCCTTCGAGCGGGCCCTGCGCCGCGCCGACGTCCCCATGGCGTACTCGGCGGGCTTCTCCCCGCACCCCAAGGTGTCGTACGCCAATGCCGCACCCACCGGCACGGGCAGTGAGGCCGAGTTCCTGGAGATCCAGCTCGCCGAGTTCCGCGACCCCGGGCAGCTCAGGGAGCTGCTCGACGAGTCGCTGCCCGACGGGCTCGACATCACGGACGCGGTGGAGGCCCACACCTCCTCGTTCGCCGACCGGCTGCAGGCCTCCCTCTGGGAGCTGCGGCTCGACGGTGTCGAGGTCGCGGACGCCGAGCGGGCCGTGGCGGCCTTCCTCGCCGAGGAGACCGTCGAGGTCCAGCGCCGGACGAAAAACGGGTTGCGGACCTTCGACGCCCGTGGCGCGGTGGCCCGACTCGAAGCGCGTCAGGCCCCGGCCGATAGGCCCGGCGACGGTCCCTGTGCGATACTGCGGCTGGTTGTTCGGCATTTGACACCTGCCGTGCGACCCGACGACGTCCTGTCCGGTCTCCGCGCTACGGCCGACCTGGCGCCGCCGGTCCCCGCTGCGGTGACCAGGCTGGCGCAGGGGCTGCTCGATGAGGAGTCCGGCACGGTGACCGATCCGCTCGCGCCCGACCGCGACGCCGCCCCGGCCGCTCCATCCACGGCCGCCGGGCCGAGCGCCGCGAAGGTGCCGGAAGGTTCCGCGTAG